From a region of the Enterobacter sp. JBIWA008 genome:
- the btuB gene encoding TonB-dependent vitamin B12 receptor BtuB — MIKKVSLLTALSVTAFSGWAQDSADSLVVTANRFEQPEKTILAANTVVTRADIDRWQSTTVLDVMRRLPGVDTAQSGGMGQLSSLFIRGTNSSHVLILVDGIRLNQAGVTGSSDLSQFPISLVQRIEYVRGPRSAVYGSDAIGGVVNIITTRAKDGTTLNAGVGSHGYQNYGGSTQQTLGDSTRVTLAGDYTYTKGFDVVADGNNGGLAQTDRDGFMNKTLYGALDHAFSEQWSGFVRGFGYSNRTAYDGYYSSFTPDVLVDTRQLYSQTWDAGLRFNDDIFHSQLLTSYSHSKDYNYDPNLGRYDSTATLDEIKQYNVQWLNSVDVGHGNIGAGVDWQKQSTEPGTNYVTNGYDLRNTGVYLTGLQQFGDFTLEGAVRSDDNSQFGRHGTWQSSAAWEFVEGYRFVASYGTAYKAPNLGQLYGFYGNDHLDPEESKQWEGAFEGLTAGVSWRVSGYRNDVDNLIDFNNNLQQYYNVGKARIKGVEATASFDTGRLTHTVGYDYVDARNAATNELLDRRAKQQVKYQLDTQIYDFDWSLTYHYLGTRYDTDFGTYPSEKVKMGGVSLWDVAVSYPVTSHLTVRGKIANLFDKDYETVYGYQTAGREYTLSGSYTF, encoded by the coding sequence ATGATTAAAAAAGTATCGCTGTTGACGGCGTTGTCCGTCACGGCATTTTCGGGCTGGGCGCAGGATAGCGCCGACTCGTTGGTGGTGACGGCAAATCGTTTTGAACAACCTGAAAAAACTATTCTGGCAGCAAACACGGTTGTTACGCGTGCCGATATTGACCGTTGGCAATCAACCACGGTCCTGGATGTTATGCGTCGCCTGCCCGGCGTGGATACGGCGCAAAGTGGTGGGATGGGGCAACTCTCTTCTCTCTTTATTCGTGGCACCAACTCCAGCCACGTCCTGATTCTTGTTGATGGGATCCGCCTTAACCAGGCGGGCGTCACGGGGTCATCCGATCTCAGCCAGTTCCCGATCTCCCTGGTGCAGCGTATCGAATATGTTCGTGGACCGCGTTCGGCGGTGTACGGCTCGGACGCTATCGGCGGAGTCGTAAACATTATTACCACTCGCGCGAAGGACGGTACCACGCTGAATGCAGGTGTAGGGTCGCATGGTTACCAGAATTATGGCGGTAGTACCCAGCAAACATTGGGCGACAGCACGCGCGTCACGCTTGCGGGTGATTACACCTATACCAAAGGGTTTGATGTGGTTGCGGACGGCAATAATGGCGGCCTTGCCCAGACCGATCGCGACGGCTTTATGAATAAAACGCTCTATGGTGCACTGGATCACGCATTCTCGGAGCAGTGGAGCGGATTTGTTCGCGGCTTTGGCTACAGCAACCGCACTGCCTACGACGGCTATTACAGCTCATTTACCCCTGATGTACTGGTCGATACCCGCCAGCTCTATAGTCAGACCTGGGATGCAGGATTGCGCTTCAACGATGACATCTTCCATTCCCAGCTGCTCACCAGCTATAGCCACAGCAAGGACTATAACTACGACCCCAATTTAGGCCGCTACGATTCGACAGCCACACTGGATGAAATCAAACAGTACAACGTCCAGTGGCTCAACTCCGTTGATGTTGGCCATGGAAACATTGGCGCGGGCGTTGACTGGCAGAAGCAGAGCACCGAGCCGGGTACAAACTACGTGACCAACGGCTACGATCTGCGTAACACCGGCGTTTACCTGACCGGGTTGCAGCAGTTTGGTGACTTCACCCTGGAAGGGGCGGTTCGCAGCGATGATAACTCTCAGTTCGGTCGCCATGGCACCTGGCAAAGTAGTGCGGCCTGGGAGTTCGTGGAGGGTTACCGCTTCGTTGCTTCTTATGGAACGGCCTATAAAGCGCCGAATCTGGGTCAACTCTATGGTTTCTATGGCAATGACCATCTTGATCCAGAAGAGAGCAAGCAGTGGGAAGGTGCGTTTGAAGGCCTGACGGCGGGCGTGAGCTGGCGCGTATCCGGCTACCGTAATGACGTTGATAATCTCATCGACTTCAATAATAACCTCCAGCAATATTACAACGTTGGTAAAGCACGCATTAAAGGCGTGGAAGCGACAGCATCGTTTGATACGGGCCGGTTGACGCATACTGTTGGTTACGACTATGTGGATGCTCGCAATGCCGCAACCAACGAACTTCTGGACCGTCGTGCTAAGCAGCAGGTGAAATATCAGCTCGACACCCAGATCTATGATTTCGACTGGAGCCTGACTTATCACTATCTCGGTACGCGTTACGACACTGACTTTGGCACTTATCCGTCTGAGAAAGTAAAAATGGGCGGTGTCAGTCTGTGGGATGTGGCAGTTTCGTATCCGGTCACCTCACATCTCACAGTTCGTGGTAAAATAGCCAACCTGTTCGATAAAGATTACGAGACAGTTTATGGCTACCAAACTGCAGGACGGGAATACACCTTGTCTGGCAGCTACACCTTCTAA
- the trmA gene encoding tRNA (uridine(54)-C5)-methyltransferase TrmA, producing the protein MTPEHLPTEQYDAQLAEKVARLQSMMTPFNAPVPEVFRSPVSHYRMRAEFRIWHDGDDLYHIIFDQQTKSRIRVDSFPAASELINQLMTLIMDGVRNNPVLRNKLFQIDYLTTRSNQAIVSLLYHKALNDEWREQAEALRDALRAQNINVHLIGRATKTKIMLDQDYIDERLPVAGKEMVYRQVENSFTQPNAAMNVQMLEWALKATEGSTGDLLELYCGNGNFSLALARNFDRVLATEIAKPSVAAAQYNIAANHIDNVQIIRMAAEEFTQAMNGVRQFNRLEGIDLKSYQCETIFVDPPRSGLDSETEKMVQAYPRILYISCNPETLCKNLETLGQTHRVERLALFDQFPYTHHMECGVLLTVK; encoded by the coding sequence ATGACCCCAGAACACCTCCCGACAGAACAGTACGACGCGCAGCTGGCAGAGAAAGTCGCCCGCCTGCAAAGTATGATGACGCCTTTCAACGCGCCCGTTCCCGAGGTGTTCCGCTCCCCTGTCAGCCACTACCGCATGCGCGCCGAGTTCCGCATCTGGCACGACGGCGACGACCTGTACCACATCATTTTCGATCAGCAGACGAAGTCCCGTATTCGCGTGGACAGCTTTCCGGCGGCGAGCGAACTCATTAACCAATTGATGACGCTGATAATGGACGGCGTGCGCAACAATCCGGTACTGCGTAACAAGCTGTTCCAGATTGACTACCTGACCACCCGGAGCAATCAGGCAATTGTCTCTCTGCTGTACCACAAAGCGCTTAACGACGAGTGGCGCGAGCAGGCAGAAGCGCTGCGCGATGCGCTGCGTGCGCAGAACATCAACGTTCACCTGATTGGCCGCGCGACAAAAACCAAAATCATGCTGGATCAGGACTACATCGACGAACGCCTGCCGGTGGCAGGTAAAGAGATGGTTTACCGTCAGGTCGAGAACAGCTTCACACAGCCGAATGCCGCGATGAACGTGCAGATGCTGGAGTGGGCGCTGAAGGCGACGGAAGGGTCAACGGGCGATCTGCTTGAGCTCTACTGCGGTAACGGCAACTTCTCGCTGGCGCTGGCGCGTAACTTCGATCGCGTCCTGGCAACGGAAATCGCCAAGCCGTCGGTGGCTGCCGCGCAGTACAACATCGCCGCTAACCATATCGACAACGTGCAGATCATTCGTATGGCCGCAGAAGAGTTCACGCAGGCCATGAACGGCGTACGCCAGTTTAACCGCCTGGAAGGGATCGATCTCAAGAGCTACCAGTGTGAGACAATTTTTGTCGACCCGCCGCGCAGTGGCCTGGACAGCGAAACCGAGAAGATGGTGCAGGCGTACCCGCGCATTTTGTACATCTCCTGTAACCCGGAGACGCTGTGCAAGAACCTCGAAACATTAGGCCAGACGCACAGGGTTGAACGTCTGGCGCTGTTCGATCAGTTCCCGTATACGCACCATATGGAGTGCGGCGTACTGCTCACGGTGAAATAA
- a CDS encoding YijD family membrane protein — translation MKQSGQDKGTLLLALIAGLSINGTFAAIFSSIVPFSIFPLIALVLTVYCLHQRYLNRTMPVGLPGLAAACFILGVLLYSTVVRAEYPDIGSNFFPAVLSVALVFWIGSRMRSRKSQLPE, via the coding sequence ATGAAACAGTCAGGTCAGGATAAAGGGACGCTGTTGCTGGCATTGATCGCTGGCTTATCCATTAATGGTACGTTTGCCGCTATTTTTAGCTCAATCGTTCCATTTTCGATTTTCCCGCTTATTGCGCTGGTGCTGACGGTTTACTGCCTGCATCAACGTTACCTGAACCGCACTATGCCTGTGGGGTTACCGGGGCTGGCCGCTGCCTGCTTTATTCTGGGCGTATTGCTGTATAGCACGGTGGTTCGCGCGGAATATCCGGATATCGGCTCTAACTTCTTCCCTGCGGTACTGTCTGTGGCGCTGGTGTTCTGGATTGGCTCGCGCATGCGTAGCCGTAAGAGCCAGTTGCCGGAGTAA
- the fabR gene encoding HTH-type transcriptional repressor FabR, whose protein sequence is MMGVRAQQKEKTRRSLVEAAFSQLSAERSFASLSLREVAREAGIAPTSFYRHFRDVDELGLTMVDESGLMLRQLMRQARQRIAKGGSVIRTSVSTFMEFIGNNPNAFRLLLRERSGTSAAFRAAVAREIQHFIAELADYLELENHMPRAFTEAQAEAMVTIVFSAGAEALDVSIEQRKQLEERLVLQLRMISKGAYYWYRREQEKLAHQTEE, encoded by the coding sequence GTGATGGGCGTAAGAGCACAACAAAAAGAGAAAACCCGGCGTTCGCTGGTGGAAGCCGCATTCAGTCAACTGAGTGCTGAGCGGAGTTTTGCCAGTTTGAGCCTGCGAGAAGTCGCACGCGAGGCCGGAATTGCGCCAACGTCCTTCTATCGTCATTTCCGTGATGTGGATGAACTGGGCCTGACCATGGTCGACGAGAGCGGTCTGATGCTGCGCCAGCTGATGCGACAGGCGCGCCAGCGTATCGCCAAAGGGGGCAGCGTGATCCGCACCTCCGTGTCCACCTTTATGGAATTTATTGGTAATAACCCCAACGCGTTTCGCCTGCTTCTGCGCGAGCGTTCGGGCACATCGGCAGCGTTTCGTGCCGCCGTCGCGCGTGAAATTCAGCATTTCATCGCGGAACTTGCCGACTATCTTGAACTCGAAAACCATATGCCGCGTGCGTTTACTGAAGCACAGGCTGAGGCGATGGTGACGATTGTTTTCAGCGCGGGTGCCGAAGCGCTGGATGTCAGCATTGAACAACGCAAGCAGCTCGAAGAGCGACTGGTATTGCAGCTCAGGATGATCTCCAAAGGCGCGTACTACTGGTATCGCCGTGAACAAGAGAAACTGGCACATCAAACCGAAGAGTGA